The Nitrospinota bacterium genome contains the following window.
GCGCTGAAGTTTAGATAAATCTTGTTGATGCGTGGCAGGTAGGTTTTCCAAATCAAAAAATGCTATTTCATCGGTTGTCGTGTCATGTTGCGCGGGAAGGAAATGAGTGTCTGCTGGGATTTCCAGACCCTTCTCGGCCAATATTTTTCTTACTTCTGGGTTATTGGCCATCACGGCAAGGGCACGTGCATTTGCACTCCCATGGTTGCCTCCGCAAGCCCCGCAATCCAGCGCAGATTCGAAAGGATTGTTGTCAGAAGTACTACCATGACCGCAAAGCAGGATCAGTCGGGAAAAAGTTGTGAATCCTAGAATCCTAATTGCGTTTTCTACGAAACGGGCTTGTTCGTCAAGGTTGAACCCTGTTTGAATGGTTCCTTCTTTTCCCACATCTGTGTTTTCTTTTTTATCTACAGTTACAGAAGTAGCCAGAGGAACTTTGAAAGGTTTTTTCAGCCAGGTAAGACCTTTATTGAAAAGCTTCGGATGCAAAGTTTGACCGAAAAGTCTAAACCCAAAGAACCAGCCAATAGCTTCAACCATAATATAAGGTGTAATAACGTTTTCCTTTAAATCGTGTAATAACGTGTGGGCATCCCTACCGTATTTTTTTCTTTCTAAAAAATGTTGAGTGGTTTGAGCATGATCGTTTCGGGGTTTTTCTATTATTAAATTGTTTGGGATTAGAAGAACAGGGCATTGGTCTGTTTGGTAGTCATCTGAAAAACCTTGGTAGCATAAAGGAATCCCAAAAAAGCCAGCGTACCCAAACGTTTCATGATCGTCAATCTCTTCCAGTTTTCTTCTAAAGTTTTCTGAGCGGACATCAATACAAAAAAGGGTTTGAGAAAAAGGGCGTGATACCAGCGGTTTTTCTTCGCCGCTATCTATTTTTTTTAAATTCTCAATATTTGGAGAAAACCTTTTAACAAAACCATTGATGAAGCTCGATTCTAAAGCCTTGAGCCAGACTGGTCCATGCATTGATTCAGGAAACTCTTCAGCCCAGCCAATTAAAGTGTTTAATGGAGTGAGCCCGCCTTTTAAAATATCTTGCACTGTCACGTTCAAATGTTTAGCAAGGTGCATTACAGTTAAGGCTTGAACGATAATTTCCTGCTGATTCCGTAATTGTTCCCATTTCGAAATCAAACTAAATGCGGCTTGATTTATATCGTTAATGGGTAAAGGATCTTGATCAAACATCGATAAATCCACGCTATCTTCAATTGCCTCTGGCAGACCTCTGGTTTGGCTATCTTTGTAAAGCCCGTATCCATTAGAATTCTTTTCCAAAAAATCTTTAATTGAATTATAGGTTCCAGGAATATCCAGCTTAGTTCGGCAAGCAAGGTCAATCATTTCCTTTTCATAAAATACTCGAACGGCCAAATACTGGGTCAAGTCAATTGGAAAGGCATTTTGCCACTCATACTTGACTTGTTCCGAGCGCCATTTAAGAAATCCAGTCCATCCGGCTAATTGGGAAAGATGTAAAGAGAAATAACCGATCCATAAATCTTTGGGAATGAATAATTCGGACATACATTGGGAAATGGTGTCTTCCGGAAGATCTGGTAAGCTCTTTATTTTATTTTTCCAATCGGGGATGCCTGACAAGGAGCCTGAGGTGTCCTCTACAGCCAACTCTTTCCAATTTGCATAAAAACTTTTTTCTCGCATTGGCATTGACCAGTGAGCATGCCCTTCATCGAGAAATCCGCTAACCCATTTAATCACTTCGTTGTTTAATTGAAATCCCACCTTTATTCCAAGTGATTGTTCGCACCATTCTGCCAATGTGTACTTCGTTGCCAATTCATCCCGCTCACGATTAGCATAATCCTTTAAAGATTCTTTGTTTTCATCGATTTTTTGTGAATTTTGAAGGGCATCGATAAGACTTTGTAATTCAGATTGATTTGATTGGGATTTAAAAACTGCCGCAGATGCATCTTTTGCTACTTTGCCAGTGCCATTTATAAAAATAGTTTTTAAAAATTCATGGTGAGAGACATTTTTTCCACCCAGGGAGATGGAGGTGTCTTTAGAGACTTCATCCAGGGCATTGTTTAGAGCTTCTTCGGTTATTCGACCTTTTTTATAATAAATACGGTTTTCTTTATTTTGAAGATATCCGTCTCCTCTAAAAATCTTTTCTGCCTCTTTAATTGCTTCTTCAAAATGCAAACCTTCCAGTCCGTGAAGGGGGTTATGATGAATAAATGTTTTCATGGGCCAATAGTGAGAAATAGGACCACTGGCCTTTTTCACCAATGACTGTAACTCTTCCCGCTGGGGATCCATTGGCTTGTCTGAATTTTTTTCTTCGACGATAGCCATTTAGCCTACAGGCCTCCTGGAATGGTTGAAAACTGAAGCGCTAATAGAGCAATCCACTATAAACAGCGCCTAATAATAAAATCATTACCGCAATATATTCCGTTATGCACAAATCAGAATAGGGAACATTTTCACGTGCAGATCCAAAAGCAGTTTGGTGAAGCATTTGCAATAAAAACCAGCCACCGCCCAACCAAACTGCAAAAAATATAAAAAATATTTTTATAAAATTAACATCCAGGGTTTCGATAGTTGGCATCACTATCAAGCCTGTGAATGTGGGAATCATGGGTAGAAATAAAGCAAAACTGACAAGAAGAACCATTACTGTTCCTAATCGAGGCATCGGATCGGCAAGACCTGGAAGCTTCCCTATGGTCTGCCAACCATAACGAACTTTTACGAATGAAAAGGCTAAGCTAATTCCTCCCAACACGAATGCCACGGCTACACCAAAGGCGATTCCCCATTTTGGAAAATTCGGAAAAACATTCAGCAGACCCCAGATAATCGATACGTAAGCCACAGTTGCAGCAGCAATAAAAGGATTGGCTTTCTTTTGCCCTAAAGCTGCTAGGGAAGCATAAAATGCAGTAATCAAGGCTAAAAAACCAATAGAAATCAATATATTTTTTGAAAGTGATGAATAGATAATATTTAACTCTGCAAGACCTAGTGCCAGCCAGACAACTAACCAAAGACTTGACAGAGCCCCTTTGCCATTATCCACAACTCCCGAAAATGGGAGATGAAAGGGAATGAGTGGCAAGAAGGTTAGTGCTAGAAACAAACGTGAAAGCTCTTTTAAGGATTCACCTCCAAATATAGAACCTAAAGGTAAAATGCTTGCAATCGCGAAATGAATAAGGGTGAAAGTTTTTCTAGGTGAGGTTTTCTTTTGTTGGGCAATAGAAAATGCCATAAACCCAAGGAGGGAACAAAGAAAAAGACGGTTCAAAAGCTCCTGACCCATGATTGCACCCAAGGTCAACCCGATAGTTACCAAACATAAGAAATAAAACTCCGAGGTCTGCTGCAATTTTTCCTGACAAATCATGACGCAAAAACCCATAAGAAGAACTGCCAGAACCAAAAATTTTATTGATGGATTTTGATTTATAGAAAAGACCAGAGTTAACCCTAAAATGGAGATTGTAGCTAAGCTGATAAATTTCATACTCGAAAATGAAAAATTCAAAACCCTCCCCATAACTCCGACAATAATCGGGGCCAAGGCGAGACTTATTAAAATTAGGTTTTGATTTTCCATAATTATTGTACGTTATAAATTAAAAACGATGGGCTACCTTTTGAGCCAAACGCAAAATATTGTTGTTCCAACGAACATATACCTGATCAATATAGAATCGATTGATTAAGATAATATACATTCGCTTCCAGGTTGAATTGAGCCAATCAGAAATAAATGTTTTTTGGCCTTTGACTTTGTTATAGGCGACAAACCAACCTAACAAGAAAAGTCCAGTGGATACCAAGATGATCATGTCAAATATTAATGGAGGAAATGATGCTGCTAAAAATAAACCTTCTGCCTCTCCCGGCCCCGGGTATAGGAAATGTGTAAATTCCTCTCCGGCCCAAAAGTATGCGAACCCGATTACAAATAATGCCCCAATCATCGAAAATGCCACTATCCATGATGCCACTGCCTGCAGACGATATAAACTGAACATGACTTGAGAGACAGTCACCCAACTAAAAAATAAGAAAATCACAGCCCCATGCACATTTTGTAAATGTATATTCAGAATATCATGAGTAACCAAAAGAATAACCATTGGCATTATCAAGGTAATCACTAAACCGGTTGCCCAGGTTAGTTTTGATGAAGACGGATCTCCATCATGCTCGTGTGAATGCGGATGCTTTGGTTCATAGCGGGATGTATGTATTCCTGTTCCCGATCCCAAAAACAAAGATGCTTTAAAAAAACCGTGGGCAATTAAATGGAAAATTGCTAATGCAAAGGCGCCCAGCCCACATTCCATTATCATGTATCCCATTTGTGCCATAGTGGAAAAGCCAAGGGTTTTCTTGATATCGTTTTGCACCAACATGATTGAAGCACCCATCAGAACCGTAAGTACACCAATAAAAAATACAAAATGAAGAGTTGATGGCGACAAAGCATAAAATGGAGCTAATCGGTTCAATAAAAATCCCCCAGCATTAATAATCCCAGCATGCATCAGAGCAGAGACAGGAGTGGGGGAATCCATAGTGTCCGGCAACCAAACATGTAAAGGAAATTGAGAAGATTTGGCTATTGCACCTACAAAAATAGAAAGTGTAATCAGGGAAATGACATTCACTTCCAAGGCATTGCCCGGCAAAAGAGAAACCATATGGCTATTTTCCGCGGCTGCTTTAAAAAGTTCTGTAAACTCAAGAGTTCCAAAATACTTATAGGCAAGAAACAATCCAAAGAGAAAACCAACATCCCCAACGCGATGTATAAAAAATGATTTAAATCCATTGCGGCAAGCATCAGGATGTGAGTAATTAAAATTAAGAAGTAGATAAAGTGCCAAGCCCAATAACTGCCAAAAGATAAACAACATAAGCAGGTTAGGGCTTGATACAAGAGCAAGAATGACGAAGGTCGTAAAGCTCAAGAGCGCGAAAAACCGGGCGTAGCCTGAATCTCCTTCAAGATACCTTACGGAATAGGTATGGATGACAACGCTCACGCTCGTGATTAACATCATCATAACGGCTGTGAGCCTATCAACCAACATTCCAACTTTAAAGATGGATGACCCTTCATAATTCAAGGTCCAAAAAGTAAATTGAACAATCCCCTGGGTTCCGACGTAATAAAGAGTCCATACAGCAAATAGGGCCGCCGCCCAAGAAGCATAGACCCCCGTCTTGGCAACCTGTGATGCTGACATTTGTTTTCCAAAAACCCCTATTAGCATTGAAGCTAACAATGGAAACAGTATAATAAGGACTGGGATTACCATATCGTAAAAGTTCCTTTTTCTGTCTTAAACTTTTTTCGTTTCACTTACTCTGACTATTTGATAAAAGAATCTAAGAAAAGTTGCAAAATATTTTCGAGCCGAATTCTTTGTCAAAAGGGGTACCATTTGCCAGAATAAACCACTTATCAAAAAAAATTTTTCATTTGTATCAGGTCACGAAACTGCCTATGTTTTTCTATCATTGCAAATTAGACAATTCCTACTCTAACTATTTATTTTTAAAAGCTTTAGAATGTTTTTTGCTAAGGAAACCAAGATATGCATGAAACTGGTCAAAAAGGTCCATTGCGAAAAACATTTTAATTAAACCGCCATACCATTGAAATAAGCAAATTAGTTGCAAGATTTTTTCACATCGGGACAAATACAAGAATTACAATACGCGAAAATACCTTCATGTGTCAATTTTGATTTTTACAAACCAGAAAAATCTCTCATTCATCTTTTTAATTAGAGATACTATACAGACTAAAGGAATTAGCTGAGGTAAAGTATTAAGCTCGAGAAGAAGCGTCGAGCTGTGTTTTATGTAATTGAACACTTCAATGTTTCAGAACGTAGGATTTGTCGGGTGTTAAATCAACCCCACTCTACTCATCGTTATATTTATAAAAAAAGAGATGAAGAAGAGTTCTTGACTCAACGCATGATTGAACTGGCAACCAAATACGGTCGCTATGGTTACCGCAGAATAACCGATTGTTGCAAAGAGAAGGTTTTAAAGTAAACCATAAACGAGTGGAGCGTCTTTGGCGGAAGGAGGGATTGAAGGTTCCTCAAAAACAACCCAAACGAAAACGATTATGGTTTAACGATGGTTCCTGTATTCGTTTGAGGCCTCAGTTCAAGGATCATGTGTGGAGTTATGACTTTATGACTCTATGACTACAAGGACTGAGGATGGAAGACCTTTGCGGATATTAACGTTGATTGATGAGTATAAGAGAGAATGTCTTACTCTCAAGGTAACTCGTCGATTAAGATCACAGGATATACTGGAACAACTTGGCTATCTGTTTATCTATCGTGGACTACCAGGATTTATACGTTCTGATAACGGTTCTTAGTTTACATCTAAAACAGTTAGAAACTGGTTGGTACGATTAGGAATTCAAACTTTATTCATTGACCCGGGTTCTCCTTGGGAGAATGGCTACAATGAGTCGTTTAATGGAAAGCTCAGAGATGAGCTGTTGAATGGAGAAATCTTTACAACTTTGCTGGAAGCTAAGGTCTTGATAGAAAACTGGAGGAAAGAATACAATCAATTTAGACCCCATAGTTCACTCAATTATCAACCTCCGGCTCCTGAAACGATTAAACCAAAAGTGGAAATACTATCTTAAAGATTGGTACAAATTAATTGGGCAGGCTAGAGTAATCCAACTGTCCTTTTCTGGATTTTCTCTCTGGAAAATTTTTAACGATTTGTGATTTAAATACAGGAAGGAAACAATCCTTGACCGAAGATAACGGTTTTCTAAAAGTAGTAAACTTTCTCCTCTGACGGTTGCCCAACAGCTTTCACTTTGCGATCACCCGCTTTAAGCAGCCTGATCTTAATATGCAATATGGCTTTACCAAAAATATATGCCATCATTGATCATGCTTATAATAGGAAAGCATAAGTGTGGTATTAGACCCTGGTAACAATTGGAATTCTTTATCGTAGGGTTTGTCCCACTTAAGCTTAATTCCATTTCCCCTCATATCTTCCCCATAAAAAATATAAGGACTATTGTTATTTTCATTGTTACCGGGCTGAGTGACCAGCGCACCGAAAAGTTCTTTGAATCGCTCTGCGGACTTTTGCAAAACAGCATGGCTCACTGTAGAGTGATCCGGATGACCCCATATCACATCAACCTTGCTCAGGGTATTGTCCCGCGAAGATAGATAGTAAAAAATCTGGGCTTTCCCATTTTGAGCATCCAATGCAGGAGAAACAATAGCCAAAGCGCGTTGACCCGATTTCGGATGCTTTCGCTTTTCAATTTCATTTTCAAGCTTGCCAAAATCTGATTGAATCGCTTTGATCAACTGCACCTCGTTCATTCCAAATCGTGCAAGGCGGAAACCTTTCACAATACCCGGTTTAATTTCTTCAGGAATTTGTGTTGCGACAAACGTCTCCTCTTTCAAAACAGGGACAGGCTCAATGGACTCCTGGGCAGGAGCGCGTTCAGATATTTTTACGGGGATTTCTTTTGCAATAGTTTCTGGCTCAGGGGTTTTCATCGCAACAGATGGACCCGGGTCTTGAATTGGGACAAGCGGGGATTCTGCCCGGTCAATATGAACTTGTATATTTCCAAACTTGCGCATGTATTTCGCGGTCAACCGGACTTCCTTTTTCCCTTCCGGGTCCCAGGCATAGCTTCCTTTCTGAATATGATAAATGGGTTCGCCATTAACATACACCTGCTCCGGTTCAACGCCATCCTTCACCGAGGGAATACTTTTTATCGCATCAATAATCGAGCTGCTTACCGAATGGTCATCCGGCCCGATACCCACCTCCACCATATTTTCATCAATAATAGAAATTTCTTCCCTTATATTCTTTGCAAGGTCTTTATGATATTGAGATGTGGGATTTCTTACGTCACTCTTCTCCTCTTCTAGAAATATTGTTCCTTCTTTTGGGACATGAATACGGATATTTCCAAACTCACGAATGTACTTTGTAGTCAAACGCACTCTATATTTACCTCCCCTGTCCCAGGTGTAGAGCCCTCTACGAAAATGATGAACCTTCTCTTTATTTACAAAAACCACATCCGGGTCACCTCCCGCCCCAACATAAGGAATACTTTGTACTGCATCCAATATATTACTACTTACCGAACGGTCATCCGGCCCGATTCCTACTTCAACAGTATTGTCATCAATAATTTTTATTTCTTCACGTTTTGAACTGGAAAGGGAGTCATAAAACGGGTTTCCAACTACAGGCAAAGGGAAAGCCAGAAAAATTAAAAGCAGGGCAAACCAGGCGTTATAGAAGTGATATTTTTTCATCGTTAATTTAAAAAACCAGAATCCCTTACATTAGCTTTGATTATGGAGCGTTTTGAGATTTTAAATCCTTATTAAAACCAGACAAAGCTTTTATGAGGTTGGAAAGAGAAAGCGCGCCCTGCTTCAACAGGATTTCACCAATAAAATTATCAGGGTTGTTTTGTATCAATAAATTCGCGGCATTAAAAATCTCGTTTTTATTTTTAAAACTTCAAGGTGATCAGTTTTTCCACTTCTTCCTGAATACGACAAGAAAAAGCTGATTTTTATTTTGAGGCGGGAACCTGAAATTTTTCAACCAATCTAAAGTTGGATCGCCTTCGTGTGAGGCCGTGTAAATTCTATCATCCTGCAAAAATTTTTGAAACTACTTTACTCTTCCAATGAAAAATGGATTGTGTTCCTTCTCCTGTTTCACTGTTGTTGCGGGTCCATGACCGGGATAAATGCCGGTGTCATCTGGCAGGCGAAGAACCTTTTTCGTTATGGAATTAAACAAATCGTTCCAGGAGGAATTGGCACGCCCCATGGAACCGGCGAAGATCACGTCTCCGGAAAGTAATGTTTGATTTATCAGGTAAGAAACACCACCTGTCGTATGGCCAGGCGTTTCTAAACATCTGATGCGTAATTTACCAAGCGTCAACTCATCACCCTCTTTTACAATTTTAAAATTCCGGCTTCCTCTCGGCCTGGGTTCTTTATGATCTATGTAGGTAGGACAATCAAAAGCACTGTCCAGTTCTCCCAGTCCACCGGCGTGGTCCGGGTGAGCATGAGTTAACAGGATCATACTGGGACGTACACCCATTTCGCGGGCTTTATTGATGATCGTTTTTGGATTGGCTCCGGTATCTACCACCGCGGTTTCCCCCGTTGCCTTACAACGCAGGAGGAAACAATTTACCGGATACTCTCCCATAAAAACATTCAGGCAAACCAAATCAAAGTCGGGGTCATTTGCCGGTTCATTCGGCATCCATTTCTCCTGAGCAATATTAATGAGTGCCGGGCCATCTAAATCCAATGCTTTTGCAAGTTTTAATACATCCGAGTCACCGGGTGTCAACTCATAGCTTTCTATCCGCTTTATATCATCCACTCCCAGGTCTGTTGCACGAACGAGGTCATCCTGTGACCAGGCTTTTCCATCCCGGGCCTTTTGTAAAATATCTCCCAATTCATCCTCAAGAGGCATTGTGTTTTTCTCCTTCAAAAGATATAGCGCCTTAATTAAATCTATCTACCCTGTCATCCGACCTTTAAATACCAATTCAGCCACACCCGATTTGTCCAGTTCACCCTTACCCGCGTCCACGAGGCGCCGATATTGTTCGAACGTTGCTTGTGCAACGGGCAACTTTAATCCCTCTGAGTTCGCCAGATTGAGAGCAATTCCCGAATCCTTTGCGGCATGTTCAGCAGAAAAATAGCAATCATGATCGCGTATTTGCATATCTTCGCCGTCCGTTTCAAGAACCCGCGATGCGGCACCTGTTTCGCTGAAGACCTTACGAAGTAGAGTCAGGTCTAAACCCAGC
Protein-coding sequences here:
- a CDS encoding MBL fold metallo-hydrolase — encoded protein: MPLEDELGDILQKARDGKAWSQDDLVRATDLGVDDIKRIESYELTPGDSDVLKLAKALDLDGPALINIAQEKWMPNEPANDPDFDLVCLNVFMGEYPVNCFLLRCKATGETAVVDTGANPKTIINKAREMGVRPSMILLTHAHPDHAGGLGELDSAFDCPTYIDHKEPRPRGSRNFKIVKEGDELTLGKLRIRCLETPGHTTGGVSYLINQTLLSGDVIFAGSMGRANSSWNDLFNSITKKVLRLPDDTGIYPGHGPATTVKQEKEHNPFFIGRVK
- a CDS encoding transposase, translating into MRSLWLPQNNRLLQREGFKVNHKRVERLWRKEGLKVPQKQPKRKRLWFNDGSCIRLRPQFKDHVWSYDFMTL
- a CDS encoding transposase, encoding MVRLGIQTLFIDPGSPWENGYNESFNGKLRDELLNGEIFTTLLEAKVLIENWRKEYNQFRPHSSLNYQPPAPETIKPKVEILS
- a CDS encoding DUF2309 domain-containing protein; amino-acid sequence: MAIVEEKNSDKPMDPQREELQSLVKKASGPISHYWPMKTFIHHNPLHGLEGLHFEEAIKEAEKIFRGDGYLQNKENRIYYKKGRITEEALNNALDEVSKDTSISLGGKNVSHHEFLKTIFINGTGKVAKDASAAVFKSQSNQSELQSLIDALQNSQKIDENKESLKDYANRERDELATKYTLAEWCEQSLGIKVGFQLNNEVIKWVSGFLDEGHAHWSMPMREKSFYANWKELAVEDTSGSLSGIPDWKNKIKSLPDLPEDTISQCMSELFIPKDLWIGYFSLHLSQLAGWTGFLKWRSEQVKYEWQNAFPIDLTQYLAVRVFYEKEMIDLACRTKLDIPGTYNSIKDFLEKNSNGYGLYKDSQTRGLPEAIEDSVDLSMFDQDPLPINDINQAAFSLISKWEQLRNQQEIIVQALTVMHLAKHLNVTVQDILKGGLTPLNTLIGWAEEFPESMHGPVWLKALESSFINGFVKRFSPNIENLKKIDSGEEKPLVSRPFSQTLFCIDVRSENFRRKLEEIDDHETFGYAGFFGIPLCYQGFSDDYQTDQCPVLLIPNNLIIEKPRNDHAQTTQHFLERKKYGRDAHTLLHDLKENVITPYIMVEAIGWFFGFRLFGQTLHPKLFNKGLTWLKKPFKVPLATSVTVDKKENTDVGKEGTIQTGFNLDEQARFVENAIRILGFTTFSRLILLCGHGSTSDNNPFESALDCGACGGNHGSANARALAVMANNPEVRKILAEKGLEIPADTHFLPAQHDTTTDEIAFFDLENLPATHQQDLSKLQRDFKEAGEMNSRERLPRMPDEPELTGNFNALNRAKIRSMDWSQVRPEWGLSGHTAFIAGRRKLTQGMDLEGRTFLHSYDSSKDPDGNALEVIMTAPMIVGQWINMEHYFSTVDVNVYGAGSKAYHNVVGNVGVMFGTQSDLSIGLPVQTVMDGEKPYHEPMRLFVIIEAPRKMIDAIISKHEMLQGLIGNQWLHIVSLDREDMEFYQRQPTSGWNHIAR
- a CDS encoding NADH-quinone oxidoreductase subunit L, with protein sequence MVIPVLIILFPLLASMLIGVFGKQMSASQVAKTGVYASWAAALFAVWTLYYVGTQGIVQFTFWTLNYEGSSIFKVGMLVDRLTAVMMMLITSVSVVIHTYSVRYLEGDSGYARFFALLSFTTFVILALVSSPNLLMLFIFWQLLGLALYLLLNFNYSHPDACRNGFKSFFIHRVGDVGFLFGLFLAYKYFGTLEFTELFKAAAENSHMVSLLPGNALEVNVISLITLSIFVGAIAKSSQFPLHVWLPDTMDSPTPVSALMHAGIINAGGFLLNRLAPFYALSPSTLHFVFFIGVLTVLMGASIMLVQNDIKKTLGFSTMAQMGYMIMECGLGAFALAIFHLIAHGFFKASLFLGSGTGIHTSRYEPKHPHSHEHDGDPSSSKLTWATGLVITLIMPMVILLVTHDILNIHLQNVHGAVIFLFFSWVTVSQVMFSLYRLQAVASWIVAFSMIGALFVIGFAYFWAGEEFTHFLYPGPGEAEGLFLAASFPPLIFDMIILVSTGLFLLGWFVAYNKVKGQKTFISDWLNSTWKRMYIILINRFYIDQVYVRWNNNILRLAQKVAHRF